The Fervidibacillus albus genome contains a region encoding:
- a CDS encoding DnaD domain-containing protein encodes MEKLLNRFIEYGKILYDEKTKEIMLLNWIKYNWIGSSKVLSLLEKELNSVKNKEFVKIFLSNCKAYGYRIDSLLALYEEKTLEENNKSSNDKGSIPYEYPKHTVSIDLGEEREREEEREIEIEQQQELEREEVAEIVRFWDDNGFGYNNITGKKKLLSWLENKIFPKPKEMILKAMEIACVNNKRRLSYVEGILRNWENESILTVEEIAQKRERPKNKHDPRKDRF; translated from the coding sequence GTGGAAAAATTGTTAAACCGGTTTATCGAATACGGAAAAATTTTATATGACGAAAAAACAAAAGAAATTATGCTCCTTAATTGGATTAAATACAACTGGATCGGTTCATCGAAAGTTCTTTCTCTATTGGAAAAAGAACTGAACAGCGTTAAGAACAAAGAGTTTGTAAAAATCTTTTTATCAAATTGCAAGGCATATGGATACCGTATTGATAGCCTATTGGCACTATATGAAGAAAAAACACTGGAAGAAAATAACAAATCCAGTAATGACAAGGGTTCGATACCCTATGAATACCCTAAGCATACGGTATCCATAGACCTAGGGGAAGAAAGAGAAAGAGAAGAAGAAAGAGAAATAGAAATAGAACAACAACAAGAACTAGAAAGAGAAGAAGTTGCAGAGATTGTTCGCTTTTGGGATGATAACGGATTCGGCTATAACAATATCACTGGAAAAAAGAAATTGTTGTCGTGGTTGGAAAATAAAATATTCCCAAAGCCGAAAGAAATGATTTTAAAAGCTATGGAAATCGCTTGTGTGAATAACAAACGTCGCCTTAGTTACGTGGAAGGAATCCTTCGTAATTGGGAAAACGAGTCTATTTTAACCGTCGAAGAAATCGCTCAAAAAAGAGAAAGACCAAAAAACAAGCACGATCCACGGAAAGACAGGTTTTAA